CCTGGTTGGCTGGACTGCAAAAATAGGCCTGTCCTATCCGCAATGGAAAAGCCTTGTTAAGGGTATTGTAGAAACAACTCCTGCCAGATAATATTTATTGAGGCCTGGAGATTTCCTTTTTTATTCTTTCCAGAATTTCCTTAGTTTCCTCAAAGCTAGTATGGTGATAAGCATGCATTCCAAGACTCTTGGCTGTTTCCACCTGGAATATTCTGTCATCAAAGTAATAACACTGCTCAGGTCTGGCTTGTGCGATCCCTAAAGCCAGTAAGAAAATATTTGGATCTGGTTTACGCATCTTTACATCACAAGAAGAAACAAAAGCATCAAAACACTCATGCAATTTAAATTTCTTCACTCTGTAAGTATTCAACTCTTTCCCTTCATTATTGATTGAGATTACCCGAAAGCCACAATCTCTTTTCCATTCTTTCATCCACTGCAATAATCCGGGCAATTCTTTGGATCTGGAATAGACAAACTCTTTAAAATCTTCCCTGGTAAAATCTCTTGGATGATTAAAAATAACCGTGTCCAAATACTGATCCAGTGTAATGTTGCCGATTTCAAAAACATTGAAAATATAATTGTGCAGTGTATTCAGCTCATCATAATCAAGTCCGAATTTTTCCGCAGCTAATTTGCGGGAATCGTGTCCCCAACCGTTGGTTAGCAATACGCCACCGATATCAAAAAAAAGTATCTTAGGTTCTGAAGTTTCCATAAGGTATGTTTAACAAGTTATTTTACTAACGTAAACTTAGCTAATTGCCTACAAAAACCCTTTATTTTTATTTTACAGCTCAGGTGATTTTAGCTGCAACTGCTACAGTAGCGCAATCAGGGCATCGCGCAAAAAAAAACAGGCTATCTTTTGACGATAGCCTGTTTTTTATCAGAAATGAAAAACGCTTAATTGAAGATATATCTTACCCCAATTTGTGCCTGCCAGC
The sequence above is drawn from the Pedobacter cryoconitis genome and encodes:
- a CDS encoding HAD family hydrolase, yielding METSEPKILFFDIGGVLLTNGWGHDSRKLAAEKFGLDYDELNTLHNYIFNVFEIGNITLDQYLDTVIFNHPRDFTREDFKEFVYSRSKELPGLLQWMKEWKRDCGFRVISINNEGKELNTYRVKKFKLHECFDAFVSSCDVKMRKPDPNIFLLALGIAQARPEQCYYFDDRIFQVETAKSLGMHAYHHTSFEETKEILERIKKEISRPQ